The following are encoded in a window of Sulfitobacter sp. S190 genomic DNA:
- a CDS encoding winged helix-turn-helix domain-containing protein, whose product MAVAPAIAHETRANTPEKSHADGCLDILGIIAPASPRRALDARWPGNIFALTENVTLLQGNRHNPEIAMMPVIRISDATFARLQTHARPLEDTAEDVVRLALDALDKSKGVKPAAPKPKKTRRRGNKTPQRDFRLPLMKVLLELGGSAEVKDIRDKMLPAMKARLTEDDFEAVSTGEERWWNATCWERSDLVKEGLFRDDSPRGVWELSDAGRAFVVQQVNK is encoded by the coding sequence GTGGCCGTCGCGCCTGCCATTGCGCACGAGACGCGGGCAAACACCCCCGAAAAATCGCACGCTGACGGGTGTCTCGATATTTTGGGCATCATTGCGCCTGCCAGCCCGCGACGCGCCTTAGACGCGCGCTGGCCGGGCAACATTTTCGCATTGACTGAAAATGTAACCTTGTTACAAGGTAATCGCCACAACCCGGAGATTGCCATGATGCCTGTTATCCGTATTTCAGACGCCACCTTCGCCCGCCTTCAAACCCACGCCCGTCCCCTTGAGGACACGGCGGAGGATGTCGTGCGGCTCGCGCTCGACGCCTTGGACAAGTCGAAAGGGGTCAAGCCTGCCGCCCCGAAGCCCAAGAAGACGCGCCGTCGTGGTAACAAGACGCCCCAGCGTGACTTCCGACTTCCGCTCATGAAGGTGCTGCTCGAACTTGGCGGCTCGGCTGAGGTGAAAGACATTCGCGACAAGATGCTGCCCGCCATGAAGGCGCGGCTGACCGAGGACGACTTCGAAGCCGTTTCGACGGGCGAAGAACGCTGGTGGAACGCTACCTGCTGGGAGCGTTCAGACCTTGTGAAGGAAGGTCTGTTTCGGGACGATTCCCCGCGCGGCGTGTGGGAGTTGTCGGATGCAGGGCGCGCTTTCGTCGTTCAGCAGGTGAATAAATGA